Part of the Fusarium musae strain F31 chromosome 3, whole genome shotgun sequence genome, GATCCACTCACCTTCATCTGTCACGCCATAGCTAGCTCTCATCAGGTCGGCTTCTTGTGTTACTCTGAATGTACCATTTTGTTGGTTGCTTAGCCCTCAGTAGCGACGGCCATCGATTGCGACAAGCTAGAACATCAAAAGCATCATTATGCTTCCAGGACTCTACTCTCACCTTTCGAACACCCATCACAACTTGGAGTTCTGCACGAATCTTTTGGACTTgtgaaagaaagaagaggtttTTCAATTGCCGAGTCTTCCTATCATCTCGTGCTAACCTGTGTCAGCCCGCAGCCCTGGCAGTCTACTCAGCCGCCGGACATCATCGTCCCGTGTGAGCCTTTTATCtctattactaggttaacggctttataattaattgcTACAGAAGGATTGCAACAATCGCCTGTCCTCCAGAACTTGATCAACCACGATGGCAGGTAACACCCCGGGGCCGTCAGTCCTAGAAGAAGCAAACCCAACCGTTAGACTCAAAGGGAGAGAAGGTGAGTATGCTGAGACTCTGGAGTATGACACCTTTCAGTCTCGAGGTGGAAATCCGGAAGACCTTATGGACGAAGAAAGATGGCTTGACTTTCCAGCACACGTTCGTTCCCCCTTGCAAAAGTCTAAGATGAGCAAATCCGATGGAGATACTCCTCTACCACCCACTGGAAAATATGGGATGAGGAACATCTGGAACCCAGAACCAGTCTCTGGTCTTGGAAATGACCGCATTTCGAGAGTAGACATTGGTCGAAAAATGACTGAGACACATCTGGCAGTTGAGTTAGCTGCCAGAGCTTGTCATTCTATCAGCAGTATCCAGGACGATATAAAAGTATGGCTTGGCATCGCTAGTGGTACACAGCTCACAACGGACAACAACGTCAACGGCGTGTTTGTGGGCATATCAGCATTGAGCTATAATGCCATCTATATGAAGAAGTCGGGTACTCAACATTTCCCTGATGGCTTCAATGGCCTCTCAAGGCAGCAGGCTATCAAGAACTCGTTGGATTTGGACAACACGGAACTTGTTGAACTAGTATTTGAAACAGGGTATCATATACAAGGCCACGAGATCATCTGGACCGAGAACATGTTGATTCCAGGCAACATCTCGTATGCCAAACGCGCACTCCATGATCACctagatgatgatgaaaaagGTCGATTTCTGCAGGTAATGAGGCGAGAACATCATCTCCTTTTGTCCGGGAATGGCCCAGCTGGTGTTGCTAAGACTCTCCCTTCCAATGAGGACCCAAGTCGAAAGCCATTGATTTGTCGCGCTATTCAAGGTGGAAAGGATTACAACAATCTGCATTTCACTCTGAGGTGGCCTCCAATGGCACTACTGGAGTTTCCTGAAGACATGATTAGCAACATGCAAAGCTTTCTCGACCGATATCCTTCGGATAATGTGCCCCTGAACCTTGCACTCGCTGCAACAATTATTTATTTCGATATTGAGGAAACACCCGATCACGAAATGGAGGGTTTTGTTGATTCATTTCCTAGTAAGAGACCATCTCTTGTGCAAAAGACGCCCCTAGCAACTTTcattatatactttcctcATATGCTGAGGTTCGTTGAAACACACCACTTGACGTCGTTCCTTCACCCATTTCGGTTCGCCAATTATTTTAAGTCCCACATCCGCGCTCTCGAAGTCCTGAACGTTCGCGATAACCTCAACCCAGTCTCAATGCGCTCCTGTGTTCACCAGATACGTTCTCGTCATCCGCAAGTCCTCGCGGACTCAAGGCTCACTCTGGTTCCTGCATCCATGCCAGGATCGACAATGGTATTTCCTGAAGACTGCACTCATGCTGAGAGACCATCACCTGAACTCTTTAGCCTATGTTGCTTGAATGACGTGCGAACGTTGGGAATTCCAAATTATTCATATAAGACAGATTCCTCTCATCTGTGTGTAGGAGCACCCAAATGGCTCTTCACGACAGCGGTTCGTCGACCTCGTAACAATTGCATCCCACTCACTGGCCATCCTACAATCGCCTATTGGAATACTACCACTCCTGAGACAGTCAAAGCTCTTGCTGGTCCGGCAAGGGCAATTGGCCCGGTCTTCCCAGACCTTGGGTCTAGTTACTACAACACAAGGGCCATAGCGTCTTGCGCAAAACGGTGGTTCGGCGACGAGACTTGTTACACTCAGAACTTTCAGTTTTGTCGCGATAATCCAGAGTTTGAACGGAAGAACATGGCAAGAAGGGCGGACGAGCTTATCAGGATTGCGGATCGCTTGGGCATTACACCCAATGAGAGAAAGACCAGCCACAAGACCATGTTGCTTGAGTGGGATGGTATGGAAGAACAGTTAAGGTCGCTTGGCCAAGAGGGAAAGCTAAAGCGGCTCGCTGTACCGCAATATTGTACACCTCCAGCCAAGCGAGCACAGCCTGTCGAGCCAACCTTGAGCTCTGACATCAAAGGAGAGATTCTTCAGACCATCAAGGGCCTGGCAGCTGTATCTTGCGACTGGGACAACCTGCTAAAGGATCTCCAAACTCCAGCTCCAACAATGAAAGCAGTTCAAGAGTCATTCTCTCAAGTGCGTTTGTTCGTATCCGAGCTGGAGAAGACACTGCAGAATAAGAACGATGGTAATGGGAAGGGAGATCTAGACCATGTCATCAGACTGGTGTTTCGAGCAGAGGGACTTTTCGGCTCTGGGGTAGAAGCAATGGACTACGAGTCAAAATGGAGTCAACATCGTGCCAGGCTTTCCCAGCTGTTTGGACAGCCAACTGGTGATGCTATTGAAGCTGTTTTCAGACTCCGGGATACCCCTGACGCGTTTGGTATCATTCTTCCCCAGATTCAGGTTTTGGGGGAATCTTCTTTGATCAAAGATCAAGTCGAGGCCTTCGAGAAGATTGAGGCACTACTAGGACAGCCGCTGTCCGACAACGCCGATGAGACAGCCTCGGGGGGGAACGAGGCACAACAATGAATGATGACTCGACTTCGAAGAATTCAAATTCGAATGCCGTGACTAGATATCCAACCATTTTGGGATGGGGATGGCATCTGAAAAGCAATAAAGATTGCGGAGAGGTTTGATGAGAGATGATGGGCTGTAACATCAAACGATTAAGAGACAAAACGATAGCTACCTGAAATTGATATTTGAACTTGAGCATACCATTAAACTTGGCAACCTTCATTAGAACTATGTAATAATTTTTCGTTGTTTACCTGTATTATGTAGTCTAATCTATATCTTCTCTATTCTAACCGaaatctctttctcctttttAGGTCTATGCTCTATTGCACCTTGTGCAGTCCTGCTGACAAGTGTTTTTCTATCGTGACTCCATCTGGCTCTCCTCATCTGAAGGACTGTCATGTCCATGATTATGCAAAACACCTTTGCCTTGaggttcttcctcgtcatcgaCGTCTGCAAGATACATCCACCAGAAGTACACACCGCAGCATAAGCTGCCTCCAAGAATATTGCCAAAGAGAGCTGGAATCATACCTATGTACGTTAGTCAAGGTCTTTGAGATAAATTATATGGCTTACTTACCCTTCCAGATATAAAGCCCAACTGTCAACCCAGGTGTGCCCATCCAGATACCCAAAGGCATAAAGAACATGTTGGCAATAACGTGATCAAAACCCAAAGCAACGAAGGCAAAGATGGGAATCCACATGCCAACAACCTTAGATGTCAAGTCCTTTGCTTGTACACCTAGGAAACATGCCAGGCAAACAAGCCAGTTACAACCAATAGCACGAAGGAAGATCTGGTAGGCCTCGGGGGTTATTTGCTTCTTTGTTGTGAAGGCAATGACTTCTTCACGATATATATCTGCGTCGAAGATGCCTCCGTCTGTGAATGATATGATTAGAAGGCGGCTTGGAGTTGGTTTTGGTAGGGACAGCTTACATCCAACGATGATGGCCATGACAAAGAGACAGCCACCTAAGTTTCCGAAGAAACAGAGGAACCAGTGAAGTAACATCCTCCATATCGATAATCGTCCATTGAGGACAGCAACAAAAGTGAACTAAAACATCCATTAGATAAATAAAGTTCTTCTCGAGGCTTGATACATGAGTCGACCCACCAGATTCGTCGATGTGAAAAGATCAGCTCCCGTCAATATCACAGTGACCAAACCCAAAGGAAAGACGATAGCTCCGATGAGTTTGATAAGGCCTGGGGCGTTCTCCTGATACCACGGTGCCGTCAAAGCTGTCAATGAAACAGCACATCCAAAGGCGAGAATGCATCCACCGGAGATACCAGACAACAACACCTTATCCGGCCTCGATCTCCCCTTCTTCACACCAGCTCGACAAATAAGTTCCGCCGTCTCAGCAGGCGTATAAGCCAAAGGACTCGCAAGATCAATAGTCATCTTGGCCATTTTCGCCGACTCTCAAAACAAAAGAGATATTCACACTCACCAAAAATAACCTTTAATATCCTCAGCGGGACTCTTCCCATTCTTATCCTCCCCTGCGGTGAAAAATTCCCAATCTTGCTCTCGGCACTCTAAACCGCCCCGTTCCCACCATGCCGAGCAATGTCGAGAAAACTCCGTACGTAATCCACTGTACTAGCTTCCAGCGGCCAAGAGTCTAGACCGGTTCAAGAAGCATCCTTATCTCTGGGATGTTTCCTAATACGGAGGTTGTGGCTTGCGGTGCAAAGTCGGGATACGACACACCTGCAGATGAGGCTCAACGGCATCTTGTTTAGTTCTACCAACTCGTTCCAGCCGTAAAAATTTCAAAGAGTTCAGAACTTGAACGTTGCAGAGAGATTGAGCATTTGGGAGATGAATTAAGCTTGTTTCCCCATTTCGGTAATGCATCCCGCACTTTTTGCTCCACCGCTGATCACTGTGAGAGGTAATTTTATGCTTAATAGCTCATAGATAAGAAACCCGTGGGGTCGTAACTTGTTTTGTTAGTCTTGGCCCGGTCGAGTGGATAAGCTTGTGATCAGCCGGAGATGTCATTTGAGAATCTGATTCATAGCGGAGCCTCATCGGAGAAGTGTACGAATATTATGACGCCAATACTTTTGCTCTTGGACAGCTATCGCTTGGCACTAATGAACTCAACCCGGGAGTACGGGACTCGCGAGTCGGGCGATATCGGCATCTGAACCGGTTTGTGAATTGTTTATCATGACGCTTAAGCTAACAGAGATTTCATAGTGCAGATCTTGAATTGTGATGTTTGAACCACTTTTTACCCCAACTCTCCTTTCTAATTTCCTGTCGTTCCATTATCATATCGTCACCACACCACTAGATACTCCGTTCATGATGAGAACTTCTCAACCCATGTCCTTCCGTCCATCCGCAAATCCGCAATGATCTCATGATAAGCTTATTGATCTTGCGGGGTCCCCGCGGGGTCCTTCTATCCGCATCTTTCTTGATTCTGACCTTGTCTTGTGCGCGGATGCGGCTTCTGCGGCGTCATCTGTTGCGGGCTGCGGCGGCTCTTCGCCGCAATAGAGGCCGATTCGTGATGTCTTCAAATTATCATCTCATAAAAACACGATTTGTTGAACATCTCATGATCCTAGCGATCTTTTATCCGTTCTTCCGGAACTGAATGGGACTGCTAACTCTTGGAAGATGGATCCTATACCGGGTCAAAGGCCCCACTGTAACATGGAATCATTTGGGTCAGGCATTGATTGATGGCTCTACATCAgtctatatatcttttagtaCGTTCTAGAAACTATAGCTTGTAGCTATTATCTCGCCGATGAATCCAATGCAAGAGCCACTCCGTCGGGCTCCCCGACCCTTGGCTGTACGTCGACTCGTCCTCTGGATTTTAATtcatatttttctttatctttgCTTCACTGGCCCAGAATATCCAGACATCAGTCTGGCTGCAAAAGGAACGGGCCAAGCAAAGGTATCTGTAGGGTCTTCAGTCACCTCCCCTGTCGTGACGACATCGATGACCGCAACCGCGGTATAGCCTCCGATAGCGGTGAATACATGCCACCTGAAAGGTGTTAGCTTAAGTCAATCTCATGAAGCTTGATACAACTAACCATCCATGAAGCTCCAGAAGAAACGCGAAGGGCAGGCCAACCGCATGTCTCGCACTCGTCAGATACCGACAAGCAAACTCGTCGATGAGCCAAACAATGTATCCAAAGCCGAAGAACCCTATCATAATCAGCCCCGTTCAGTGGGTAGATGCTCTTTTGTGTTACATACCAAGCCCGAGAATAGCCATATTCTGAAATTTCTTCCTAACAATGGGGTCTTTAACTTGCTGAGGAATAACCTTCAGCACACGAGTAGCAATGACATAAATGCCTAAGCCAAACGTGGTGGCGTGTAAGAGGAACTCATCCATGACCATATGAGTGACCATTACAATCGTGAATAATATTGAAAGAATGGTCCCGATGATCCGAGTTTTTTGAGGACTGgctttgaagctgagaagacGGTAGATGAGGGGTGTAGTGAGAAGATGCATTGACAGCTCATCAGCTAGCAATTATTAGATATTATCATCCTCAAACATGGGTGTACTTACACATTTGAGTATGATACTTCAGCGTCATGTGATATCCAGCTGAACATATCCCCACGCCTATTAGTCCACAGTATGAGGCCAAGCGTGGCCCAGTCGGGAATTTAGGCGACGTCAACAAGCCATAGAGTCCATATGCCACTAGTAACAAGGTCAATTGCAGATCCCAACCCATGACAACATAACTTACCATATGTAAAACtgcttaaagtatttataaactCAGCGATGTACCGTGTGATAACATAATCCTAAACGACACGTTAACTCGATTTGCGTCAAGGGAGACCATTGCGGTATTTACCTCTTCACAAAAGCTACAAAAGTCAGTAAATCTCCTCAATTCCAAGTGACCCAAGAACTTACTTGAGATAAGAGGTCTGAGGACCCCAAAATGGTGCTGCCATGGTCGATCAATTCCGCAAACTGTGATGTTTTGTTCTCCCAATCGTTGGAGACACTGAATGGCTTTTGGAGACAAGAATTAAGGCGGTGAAGTGTTGCAGAATAGACTCGAAGATGCCTCGGAAGCAACGGGATGACGTGTATATGGAAAAAGTCTAAGGATACGAAATGCCCGCGGGCTGCGATGTTTCACTTTCCGGGGCTTTgagtttattacttatttccGGTGATGATACAATCTGACTTTTCTTATTGGATGTTCACGAAAGCCACTTTAGTGTAATATGCGTGCACTTTGGCGTGGCTTGGCATTCACAAGGAATACGTATTGAACTTCTGGTGAAAGAGTTTATTGATGCTACAGCTTGATTAGTAATTATCGTGATGGCTGATCGTATCGCGATAGTGTCTCATTCCGTGTGGAGTTCATCCTTGCGAGTTGCAGCCATTCGCAGTTCGTCTGACTCAGCCCTAGCGATGCTACTCAAGAGAATGCCATTTATCATGAGCAGCCGCCTCTAGGATCAATCTTACCTGATATTCGTCTGATTTCTTTGCCTATTCCATATTTCCAAGTACTTGGTCGAACACCAGTACGGCAAGAATGTCTATCGCGTTGCTCAAAAAATATCTACCGATATCTCTAGCACTACTCCTCTTCTACGGCAGCGCTTCGCGATTTAGCCATGGCGCAACGTCGACCGCATCCTTTTATCAATATCAAAATGATAGAAGCCCCGATGATGGGTCAACTCTGTCCCGTGTCATTCCCATCTTCGATCTTATCGTTGGGACCACCATTCTGCAGCCAGGACTGTCACGCAAAGTCGCAACATGCTTTGTAGCATCGACTATCAGCAGTGTAGCTGTCCAGCGTTACATGGCTGGGTTGGATTGTCAAGGCGACTTTCTACAGGGTATTTGGGCAACTGCTGCAGCTGTTGCGACTCTGGTATGAAATTCGTGCCATAACAGCTGTCTGGGGGGCTCTACGTCCATTTGATATCAAGTTCCCCATTGtgttaaaaccgaagtgtattttctaaccttatgaCTGACTTATAAACTCAATACCGCCACCACCTTCTGATTGCCCCGAACCGATCCGGGGTGTGTGTGGTGTTGAGCTAACCTTTCTTGGCCGAGGGATTGGAGCCTTTTATACGCCTCCAAGGCTGGCCAAGGAGTCAtcatttaagttcttattatattagctttatgctatagctattagtcaGTTATCGTAGTATCAAtatctaagttgtgggctagaagtgttatttacaGTTAAGGCTTGtagctgtgagcttattccagcagagagaacctagataTCAAGTTCCATCGATTAGAAGAGTTCAGAAGGGTTTTATAGCACTAAGAAGTGATCTTGAATAGTCTTGAAGTACACATGAAGGTAATGAAACACAAAGTCCAAAGCTCTAGCTGTGATTGTCACCAGGTGAATGGTTGAGATATGCAATTATCATTACCTATCGCCGAGAAGTCAGTGTGAATCTGAACAAGGACCGTCTGAGGTTGACAGACTGCAACATAATCAAAATTTCATCTTGCACGTTGGGCCAGCTTTACTCAAAGGGCGTGTTTATGCGTGGTAGCATCCGCTCAAGCGTGTAGATCTTGTGTTTGACAGCAAGGGCGCAATTCATAACCGAGCTACCGAGGTCGGCGTTCCCTTGTTTGGAatagcttatcttatcttcaCTGGACCACCAAGAGAGCCATTGTCCTTTCAActactattagttattaacATTGTATTTCACGTTTTAGAGGCTTTTCGTTAAACTACTGCCCGATAATTCAATGTGTTCTAGGCTCATACCGCGTTGCTCCTTACGGTCCTTACGGACAGCGCACGTTGGGCGGCATATCTTACCAATAAGCCAAGCCAGATACATATCAACACCAGTGAATTATCGGGTTATTGAGCATACTATTGACTGCAGCCACTCAAGAGAATATCTCGCTGAGAGGGCAAATGGCGATGAAGACACACCAAAACTTGCTGTGAAGCAATACGTTCCCCACGACAACCCCAATCCTCAACCTGGTGATGTAACCGTTATTGGTGCTCACGCAAATGGTTTTCCAAAGGTAATGAAGCTAAAGGTTCTCGGTGTGAAACTACAACTGACTTGTCAGGAACTATATGAGCCGCTATGGGATGAGCTGTATGACCGAGCAAGACAACAAGATCTCAGGATACGATCGATATGGATTGCAGATGTATGGAATCAAGGTCAGTCAGGAGTTATTAACGAGAGAGTACTCGGCAACGATCGTGAGTACAATATCTATCGGATACGGTTACCAATACTTACATATTACAGTCAGTTGGTTTGACCACGCAAGAGACCTTATGAatctcatcaaccaacatcaacgagACATTCCTCATCCCATCGTTGGTATTGGTCATAGTATGGGTGGAACTCAGCTGTGAGCAGCCATCGCCGACATTAGGACACTTGAACTATGCGCTAACTAAAGAAAGGGCACAGTTGGCACTTTGGCACCCTAGGCTTCTGGACTCGTTAGTACTTATCGACCCGATCATCCAGATACCGAACCCAAGTATTTCCCTCGCCGGTCTTTCCACAAAAAGGCGGGATATCTGGTCATCAAGAGAAGATGCCGTTACAAGGTTCAAGAAAAGCAAGTTCTTCCAGTCTTGGGATGCTCGTGTTCTGGACCTTTGGATAGAACATGGGCTTCGAAATATTCCGACTGAACTTCATCCGAAGGAAGAGGATTCAAGTCCAGATGAGCGAGTTACGCTCACGACGTCGAAGCATCAAGAGCTCTTTAGCTTCGTTCGGCCGACATACATAGAAAGAGACTGGGAACCATTCAACGATAAAGACCCGGAACAGAATAAAGACTGCCCCGACTACCCTTTTCATCGCCCAGAGCCGCCAAAGATATTTCGCCACTTACCCGAGCTTCGACCAAGTACCCTATTCGTTTTCGGAAAGCAATCAGAGTTTTCTTCCCCAGAGCGACGAGAGGAAAAAATGCGGACAACAGGCACCGGGGTTGGGGGCAGCGAGGGGGTAGCAGCTGGTAGAGTTCAAGAGGAAACTCTTGACTGTGGCCACTTGATACCGATGGAGAAGGTTTCTGAGTGCGCAGATGTCATCTCTTCATTCCTCGGGAAAGAAACGAGACAATGGCGCGATCAGCAAGAATCGTTCAAGAGGTATTGGGAAAGGCTGTCGAGACGACAACAAATCACGATCGATGAACAGTGGGAGGAGAAGGTTAAGTTTGGGGATAAATACTTGAGAAAACCATAGAAGCATTCATGTCGAACTAATATTGGTAGCACGACTCAAGTCAATAAACAGTTATCGAAGCAAAAATACAATAGATTTGACTCGGATCTAGAAAAGGGACAGAATGCAAAAATGATatgttgatgagactggGACTCGAACCCAGGAGGATTGCTCCACCAGGAAATTGGTGTTAAGGTTAACCTTAACCTGGCGCCATAAccaactcggccatctcaccGGTAATTGGATGAAAATTAGGTAGCCAATTGAAGTCTATACATGCAAAATCGTGAGGCTCCCACAAACTTGGAGCCTCGGATTCTTCACATACGTTTAGGGGTTAAGTGAAGGGCTATGATTTTGACTCTCGTGCTCTCTTTATGAGTGAATTAGGGCGGGGCGGGGCTGGGCAGGCAAGGAGAGCTTCGTCGTTTGTGACTCATCAATTATCCTTTAGGCACCGACCAATCACGACTATAGTTTGAGAAAGTAACTTGCTTTTCCTTCTCACATCCAGCCACAATGTGCTCTCAAAGACCTGATACTGTGGCTTTTATGCTTCCTCTTTCTGGTGAGCACATTTTATGGGCAGAAATCACCACGTACTCGCGCCACACCTCGTTCGGCTCCACGACTTGTAACCATGGGGGAAAATGCTATGTGAACGCCCTCCCCACTAACTATGTCTCTCTATTCGCTTCACCCTCGGATGCTTCGATATCTCATTGTTAGTGACTCATGGCCGTGGCTTGTATACCATGTGAGAAGCTTGCACAGGTCAGAGTACCAGAactctcaagatgaaggcaTCATGACTCTCGTGATATGACGACGAAGCAGTATAAGAGAACGGGCTCCCAAACCCCTGGTGTTCTTTGACCTATTTCACTATTTTATACTCTGGCACCGTCGACTGCGTGCACAAATCGAAGAAACTTTCCAATGTGTCCTATCACAGCGATTGTGACTTGCCTGTTCGGCTTCTCATTCGACACCTAGGAGCCTGTTCACGAACTCAGCCATCTAACTTTCAACTGACCTGTTGGTAGCATCAGGGCTCAGGGCATAGCGATAAAAGTTAAATCCTCCTTCAATTATAtattctccttcttcatgcCATCCTTTCCCCCGGAAACTTCTCTTTAGCATCACACACACTTTCCAAGCATACTGCAAGCACAGATTCTTTTTGACACTTCTCTTTCAATCTCAACTTGCTGCTATCTTCCAGATCGTGTGTACTGCTTATTCAAGTCTTGTATCATCAGCTACTTGAATTCTCTTCACTTTATTTATCCCTTTGACACTCTTATCACCGCCTCACTACTCTTCATCAAAACACCATACTTTACAGCTCTGTGCTTCACATCCTGTCACAATGTCTA contains:
- a CDS encoding hypothetical protein (antiSMASH:Cluster_3.1) — its product is MAGNTPGPSVLEEANPTVRLKGREGEYAETLEYDTFQSRGGNPEDLMDEERWLDFPAHVRSPLQKSKMSKSDGDTPLPPTGKYGMRNIWNPEPVSGLGNDRISRVDIGRKMTETHLAVELAARACHSISSIQDDIKVWLGIASGTQLTTDNNVNGVFVGISALSYNAIYMKKSGTQHFPDGFNGLSRQQAIKNSLDLDNTELVELVFETGYHIQGHEIIWTENMLIPGNISYAKRALHDHLDDDEKGRFLQVMRREHHLLLSGNGPAGVAKTLPSNEDPSRKPLICRAIQGGKDYNNLHFTLRWPPMALLEFPEDMISNMQSFLDRYPSDNVPLNLALAATIIYFDIEETPDHEMEGFVDSFPRAPKWLFTTAVRRPRNNCIPLTGHPTIAYWNTTTPETVKALAGPARAIGPVFPDLGSSYYNTRAIASCAKRWFGDETCYTQNFQFCRDNPEFERKNMARRADELIRIADRLGITPNERKTSHKTMLLEWDGMEEQLRSLGQEGKLKRLAVPQYCTPPAKRAQPVEPTLSSDIKGEILQTIKGLAAVSCDWDNLLKDLQTPAPTMKAVQESFSQVRLFVSELEKTLQNKNDGNGKGDLDHVIRLVFRAEGLFGSGVEAMDYESKWSQHRARLSQLFGQPTGDAIEAVFRLRDTPDAFGIILPQIQVLGESSLIKDQVEAFEKIEALLGQPLSDNADETASGGNEAQQ
- a CDS encoding hypothetical protein (EggNog:ENOG41~antiSMASH:Cluster_3.1) — its product is MAKMTIDLASPLAYTPAETAELICRAGVKKGRSRPDKVLLSGISGGCILAFGCAVSLTALTAPWYQENAPGLIKLIGAIVFPLGLVTVILTGADLFTSTNLFTFVAVLNGRLSIWRMLLHWFLCFFGNLGGCLFVMAIIVGYGGIFDADIYREEVIAFTTKKQITPEAYQIFLRAIGCNWLVCLACFLGVQAKDLTSKVVGMWIPIFAFVALGFDHVIANMFFMPLGIWMGTPGLTVGLYIWKGMIPALFGNILGGSLCCGVYFWWMYLADVDDEEEPQGKGVLHNHGHDSPSDEESQMESR